The genomic window TTCTTGATGACGGCGAACTTGCGGAAGTCGATGTTTTCCTGAATCTTGACGAGCACGTCCTGGAGCACATCGTTCACCTTCTTGCCATCGACGACAGCGTTCTTGAGGTCTTCGACGGAATTGATGTCCTGCGTTTCGACAGCCTTGACAGCCATGTTGGCGAGAGCCACGAAGTCGTCGTTGTTGGAAACCGGTTCGGTTTCGCAAGAGAGTTCGAAAGCGGCGGCCTTGTCGGCAGTTTCGATGAGGTAGATGCGGCCTTCCTTGGCGGCCTTGTCGGCGCGCTTGGCGGCAACGGCAGCACCCTGCTTGCGCAGGAGTTCAACAGCCTTGTCCATGTCGCCATCAGTTTCGACGAGGGCCTTCTTGCACTGCATCATGCCCACGCCAGTCTTCTGGCGGAGTTCGTTAACGAGGGAAGCGGTAATCTGCATATTACTTGTCCTCGCCGTTGTCGAACTTCTTGGCTTCTTCCTTGGATTCCTTCTTTTCGGAAGAACGGGTCTTCACGTTGGCGGCGATGTAGTCCACAATGAGCTTGATGGACTTCACGGCGTCGTCGTTGGCCGGAATCGGGTAGTCCACGAGGGTCGGATCGACGTTCGTGTCGCAGATGCCGATGATAGGAATGTGGAGGCGACGGGCTTCGGCCACGGCAATCTTTTCGTGGGCGAGGTCGGTCACAACGAGGAGGCCCGGGAGGTTCACCATCTCGCGGATGCCGCCGAACACGCCGAGCAGCTTTTCGCGTTCACGGGTCTTGTCGAGCACTTCCTTCTTGGAGAGAGCCTGGAAGGTGCCGTCCTGTTCCATGGTGTCGATCTTGTCGATCTGCTTGATGGACTTGCGAACCGTCTGGAAGTTGGTGAGCATGCCGCCGAGCCAGCGGTTAGTCACGGAGAAATGCTTGCAAGCGGCAGCGGCGTCGAGGACAACCTGACGGGCGGTCGGCTTGGTACCCACGAAGAGGACAGTCTTGCCAGATTCAGAGATCTTGGCAGCGGCCTTGCCGGCTTCTTCGAGGAGGTCACGGGTCTTGGAGAGGTTGAGAACGTAGATGCCGTTCTTTTCAGCCAAGATGTAGGGTTTCATTTTCGGGTTCCAGCGCTGAGTCTGGTGACCAAAGTGGGAGCCTGCAGCGAGCAGGTCTTCGACGGAAGGCAGATTTGCCATAATGTATTTTCCTTTTCGGTTATAACTACCCGGTCTGCAACTAAGCCGCGAAGCGCAGGGACGACCACGGAGGGAGGACCAGCGCCACCGAAGCGACTCTCGCATACCGGTGATTGGTTTTACCCTGGCGAAATTGCCAGAGCGCGGCTAAATATAGAAAAACTAGGCGGGAGATTAAAGACGGGAAACGAAAGTAAATACAAAAAACGCCCCGTTTCCGGAGCGTCTTTCGTAAAAGCAAATTCGCAGATTAGCGCTTGCTGAACTGGAAGTGCTTACGAGCCTTCTTGCGGCCGAACTTCTTACGTTCAACGGCACGAGAGTCGCGAGTCATGAGGCCTTCCTTCTTGAGGGCGGGCTTCACTTCGGCGTCGTTGGCGACCAGGGCGCGGGCAATGCCCAGGCGGACAGCACCCATCTGGCCGGCGATTCCACCGCCACGAGCGGTGACTTCGACGTCCCATTCTTCCGCGTTGCCGAGGATGGCGAACGGAAGGTTGGCAATCATGTTCTGCACTTCAGAATGGAAGTAATCCTTGAAATCACGACCATTGATAGTGCGCTTGCCGGAACCCGGCTTCAGGATCACAGCGGCGATGGCGTTCTTGCGACGGCCAGTGCCGCGGTAGATCTTCTTATTCTTTGCGGTAGCGATAGATTTATCCTCCGTTCTAAATTACAAGTCTACGACTTCGGGATTCTGTGCAGCGTGCGGATGTTCGGCGCCAGCATAGATTTTGAGTTTCTTGACCATCTTGTGACCAAGAGCGCTGTGAGGGAGCATTCCCCAAATAGCGGCCTCGAGCGGAGCGGTCGGATGCTTGGCCAAAAGGTCGGCAAAGTTGATCCAGCGTTCGCCGGCGATATGACCGGTGTGGTGGAAGTATTCCTTCTGCAGGTTCTTGTTACCGGTAACGAGCACCTTGGCTGCGTTGATAACGACAACGAAGTCACCAGTGTCGACGTTCGGGGAATAGATGGCCTTGTGCTTGCCCATGAGGAGACGAGCAACTTCGCTTGCAACGCGTCCCATCGGCTTGTCAGCGGCATCCACAAGCTTCCACTTGCGGCTGACGGACTTCGGGTTTACCGTAATAGTCTTCATGTAAATCCTCTAGTTAAGATTTCCGGGACAACCCTTGCCCCGTGAAAGTGGAACAAATATAGATGGATTTGCGCAAGCCGACAAGGATAAAAAAACACATTTTTACAAAAAAGTCCGAAAAATAGGGGTTTAGCATTCTATCAATTATATCAATTATGATAATTATATGAACAAATATCTATCTTTTTCCCATTATAGGCTCAAGGCTCAGGGCTCGGGTCACCCCTGTTTTTTCTCCTTCTTGTGCATCGACGCGAGCGCATTCGAGCGGCGGCGGGCGGTCTCTTGCAGGTTCACGGACTCGTCGTACTCGTCCACGATTTCTCGGCCGAGGATTTCTTCGAGCACGTCCTCCAGGCTCACGATACCCGCGATAGCGCCCCACTCGTCCACGACGCCCACCATGTGGCCGCGCTGTTTGAGGAACCGGAGCAGGAGCTTGTCGAGAGTCAGGCTATCGGGCACGAGGAGCAGCGGGCGCATCATCTGCCGCAACTTTATATCGCGCATGCCTTCGGCCAACTTGTTATAGGCGTCGCGGCGGAGCACAATCCCGACCCAGTCATCCTTCTTTTCGCCATGGAGCGGCACACGGGAGAACGGCCAATTTCCGCGTTCATCCACGGTCTCACCGATGGTCTTGTCGGCAGGCAGCGAGAACACGACCTGGCGCGGAGTCATCACCTTGCGCACGGCAACAGATTTAAGAGCAAGGATGTTCTTGATGACAAGTGCCTGTTGGCGGTCGATGACATCTTCGCGGAGCCCAAGGTTCACGAGGCTGTTGATGTCCTCCACACTCACGTCTTTCTTCTTTTCGTCTTCGCGGGTCCAGCGTTTGGTAAGCGTAAGGCACAGCCAAATGATCCCCGTACAGCCAAGAATCTTGGTAATATAATAGAAGGGTACAGCCACTAGCGGGGCCGCAATTTTCGCCTGCTTCACACCAAGGGTTTTCGGAGTAATTTCGCCAAAGAGCAGAATCAGGATGGTCAAGATGACTGGGAGCGCCATTGCGCCCATGGGCGAGAGCCGCTTCACGGCAAGCGCCGTAGCAAGCGAGGCGCCCACGGTGTTCGCCACGGTGTTCACTACCAGCACAGATGCAATGTAGCGGTCGATATTGTCCTTGACATGCGCAAGGTACCTCGCCGTAAACCGCTTGTGGCGCCGCAGCGACTCCACCGTAGAAGGCGGAACACTGTAAAAGGATGCTTCCGTCACCGAACAGAACGCCGAAATGGCAAGGCACCCCAGAACAGTCATTACAATTGCAAACATCTAAACCCCAACAAGAACCTATTCAAAATCAAATTGCTGCGGCTCGATAGCCCAGAACTGCGTACGCCCGATGCCATCCACGAAATCAAGCCACGCCGACACTCCCGTCGAAGGGAGAATTCTGGACTTTTCCGTATTGATAAAATCGATTTCCACCAACGTGCCCTCGCCTATTTCGGCAAGGCGCTTCGCCTCTGCGATAGCGACGTCGATACCGCCCAGGCCATGCACAAGCCCATATTCCTTGGCCTTCCAGCCCATGAACACTCGGCCACCCCCGTAAAGGGTATCAATTACGGCCTTGGGCATCCCCACCGCCTCGGAAACAACACCGGTAAAGCGGTCATAGAAATCGTCCATGTACGCCTGGAGTGCCGCCTTTTCTTCGTCCGTCCAAGGACGGTTGAATGATTCGGCATCCGCATATTTGTGCGTCTTCACTGTTTCGGCCTTGAGTCCAAGCTTATCGAGGAGGCCAGACGCATCCACCTTTCCGCCATAAATGCCAATGCTGCCCACAATGGAGTAAGATTCAGCAATGATTTCGTCGGCACCACAAGCAATGTAGAATCCGCCCGAAGCGCCCATGCTGCCAATACTCGCGACCACAGGTATTCCCTGTTCACGGACAAACTTGATTGCCGCCCAAATCTTGTCGGAAGCAAGAGCGCTACCGCCAGGAGACGAGACTCTCACAATCAGTGCTTCCGCCCCGCTACTAGGCACCGCCCGCAGCGCATCCAGTACAGATTTTTCCATACGGGAATCAATCGTCCCATCGATGTTCAGCAAAGCGATATGGCGGCGCAAGCCCCAATCTTCGAGGAACAATTTCTTGTCTGAGGGTTTCCAGGTCTTGTAGCGCGCCAGCGGGACATCAATGCCGAAAAATGTACTGAGCGCATAAGACGGAACTTGATCGAGATACAAAAGCGTATCGGCAAACCCATTCTGCACGGCACTCGCCGCCGTCAAAAGCGGAATACCGGCCAGGGAATCAATCATCTGTTTTGCTTTTTCCAAAGGCATTCCACGGCGAGCAAAGCGATCGGCCACCGTAGAGGTAAGAATGCTCCAATAGTCTTTATAAAGTTCCTCCCTGTTCGCACGGGCTTCTGCCGACATGGAATCGGCCGTGTAAGGTTCAACTGCCGATTTATAGGCCCCGTGACGCAAGAATTCCACCTTCACACCGAGCTTGTCGAAAAGGCCCTTGTAATACAACGAAGTGCCGCCCAGGCCCCGCCAAGAGAAATGAGCAGAAGGCTCAACAACGATGCGACTACAAGAAAGGGCAGCGACCATGACGGACGGGCGCAAGTCATCGACATAAGCGATAACCTTGGAGCCCCGCGCAATCAT from uncultured Fibrobacter sp. includes these protein-coding regions:
- the tsf gene encoding translation elongation factor Ts, producing the protein MQITASLVNELRQKTGVGMMQCKKALVETDGDMDKAVELLRKQGAAVAAKRADKAAKEGRIYLIETADKAAAFELSCETEPVSNNDDFVALANMAVKAVETQDINSVEDLKNAVVDGKKVNDVLQDVLVKIQENIDFRKFAVIKKVPNSVFGLYSHMKGKIGVITELAYEGTPSDEAALKQAAKDIAMQAAAFAPVALNDAAVPAETIEKEKEIARAQIELQAQQTGKATKPEFVERQLQGRVAKVLKEIVLEDQEFFMSEKNPK
- the rplM gene encoding 50S ribosomal protein L13 encodes the protein MKTITVNPKSVSRKWKLVDAADKPMGRVASEVARLLMGKHKAIYSPNVDTGDFVVVINAAKVLVTGNKNLQKEYFHHTGHIAGERWINFADLLAKHPTAPLEAAIWGMLPHSALGHKMVKKLKIYAGAEHPHAAQNPEVVDL
- a CDS encoding hemolysin family protein; translation: MFAIVMTVLGCLAISAFCSVTEASFYSVPPSTVESLRRHKRFTARYLAHVKDNIDRYIASVLVVNTVANTVGASLATALAVKRLSPMGAMALPVILTILILLFGEITPKTLGVKQAKIAAPLVAVPFYYITKILGCTGIIWLCLTLTKRWTREDEKKKDVSVEDINSLVNLGLREDVIDRQQALVIKNILALKSVAVRKVMTPRQVVFSLPADKTIGETVDERGNWPFSRVPLHGEKKDDWVGIVLRRDAYNKLAEGMRDIKLRQMMRPLLLVPDSLTLDKLLLRFLKQRGHMVGVVDEWGAIAGIVSLEDVLEEILGREIVDEYDESVNLQETARRRSNALASMHKKEKKQG
- the sppA gene encoding signal peptide peptidase SppA, producing the protein MKRALFPILFATVSTFAYLPGESEFASLDGGHGIFGNPASISAFDSWGALTDYQFDDGISTFRIGGNLDHFAAGFSYSRDGKGFDESRWSLSHGSAWLARSIFLGTRVEALRSAAFEGTQWLFSAGAIIRPLNVVSLGYSGRNLLQGGPEEQKMIHDLGATIRVGNLVSVSYDVENFKRHRMLFELELYGTRVGFKVPIQDDTREYTLTLSTSLGGYNTAAVTFFDDYMIKRGAWGYHTAKNPRGTTSAQIYRVPLDKEVEEVESDLIFFGTRSMGIHTVRNHFEHLLHDPGAGLVILDFSGYRGGVAISMEINRYVEKMIARGSKVIAYVDDLRPSVMVAALSCSRIVVEPSAHFSWRGLGGTSLYYKGLFDKLGVKVEFLRHGAYKSAVEPYTADSMSAEARANREELYKDYWSILTSTVADRFARRGMPLEKAKQMIDSLAGIPLLTAASAVQNGFADTLLYLDQVPSYALSTFFGIDVPLARYKTWKPSDKKLFLEDWGLRRHIALLNIDGTIDSRMEKSVLDALRAVPSSGAEALIVRVSSPGGSALASDKIWAAIKFVREQGIPVVASIGSMGASGGFYIACGADEIIAESYSIVGSIGIYGGKVDASGLLDKLGLKAETVKTHKYADAESFNRPWTDEEKAALQAYMDDFYDRFTGVVSEAVGMPKAVIDTLYGGGRVFMGWKAKEYGLVHGLGGIDVAIAEAKRLAEIGEGTLVEIDFINTEKSRILPSTGVSAWLDFVDGIGRTQFWAIEPQQFDFE
- the rpsB gene encoding 30S ribosomal protein S2, with translation MANLPSVEDLLAAGSHFGHQTQRWNPKMKPYILAEKNGIYVLNLSKTRDLLEEAGKAAAKISESGKTVLFVGTKPTARQVVLDAAAACKHFSVTNRWLGGMLTNFQTVRKSIKQIDKIDTMEQDGTFQALSKKEVLDKTREREKLLGVFGGIREMVNLPGLLVVTDLAHEKIAVAEARRLHIPIIGICDTNVDPTLVDYPIPANDDAVKSIKLIVDYIAANVKTRSSEKKESKEEAKKFDNGEDK
- the rpsI gene encoding 30S ribosomal protein S9: MATAKNKKIYRGTGRRKNAIAAVILKPGSGKRTINGRDFKDYFHSEVQNMIANLPFAILGNAEEWDVEVTARGGGIAGQMGAVRLGIARALVANDAEVKPALKKEGLMTRDSRAVERKKFGRKKARKHFQFSKR